The genomic region GCGTCAAGAAGCAGTTGATTTGGTCTTGTCACAGCAGCTTGATTGGTTGCAGGTTTTGAACAGTTGGAAGGTTCACTAGTCAGTTTTCTTGATCACTGAAGCTGTTGCTGGAGCAGTATCCCTTTTATTTGTTTCCCTCTCCGTAAAATTGTAGATGTCAGTCTGTCACACACACATACACCCCTTATCGGCCCTCCTGCTTTTCAAAGTTTCCAGTCCCTGACAACGATTTTACTCACCTGTTCGTGCATTCAGCAGGAACAGCTCGTGGATTGCAGTTGCAGGGAGGGGGGCTGATCGTGGGGACGAGGAAGTCGGCACCTTCACACTACAGTCCGTGCAAGCTGGTGCGAGCTGGTGCGAGCGGGCCGTGGCACAGCACAGCACAGTTGAGGTCGTCGTCAGCTGGGCGTCAAGAAAAATCTGGCTTCCTCAGAGAGGAGAATCACAATCGCATCAACAGACGACGTGGGGCCCCACTATCGACAAGGCATATACCACACGCATCTCTAATGGCGATCTCATCTCGAAGCTGtttacaaaaaaaaaaaaaaaaaagaatcaGCTAGTGGCGTACAGGCGTGGCGATCAATCATGCACGCACGCCGCGCAGCTGATGAAGATACGGGCGGGGTGAGTAGTCGTCAGGTCAGGACGTTTTCCGAGCGTGCGTGCGGGTGCGGCGTCCACCGCCACCCTTCCAAGACCAGACCCACCACGAGGACAAATCAGTCAAACAGCGGCTGGCGCGCGTGCCGCATGCCGGGTCCCGCTCCCGCCCCAGCGCCACGGAAATGGCCGGCCCGAGTCACAAGTCACGGCGGACGGCACCACGCGCCAGGAGCACCAGACACCCCCGCACGGTGACCACCACGCGCGCACGTCCAAAGCGGACGCAGCAACCCCGCTCCCTTGTCCCTCCCTCCCGCTACGTGCTGTCGGGGTCGGGGGATGGCGGAAGGGTCGGGTCGGGCCGGGGGGCGGTGGTTGGTTTCGCGGGCCCGGCGACTTTTCTCACCCCTACTTGCGCTAGTATCCTTCGGCTCTCACTGCTCGGTACTAGGGGGCTTGACGCTGAACCTGAGCCTGAGGCTGAGCTAATCGCGTCGTCGCGGATGGTCGTCACTACTCACTTGTCGGGTGGTTGGATGGTAACGTTGACGCCACCGCTACCACGAGATTACACACACGGAGTGTTTCTACACACGGTTCACCTAATCGCGGTTTAATTAATGACCCTACCATCTCCTTTCAGTGCTAGGTCCATTTCAGAGCAGAGAAAACCGGATCCACCGCGAACTCGTCAAAGATGTCGGACTTCAATGCAGGTTGACAAAACCCGGAAAACCGCAAGGTTTTCTCTACAAAAAATAACTGGCGGTAAGTTGTTGTACACGGTGCTAGAGGGCCGTGCGACTACTATTTTTCTGTTATTTTTTTTAAAGTAAAGGAGTACAGGTTCGAAAGGACGAGgagaaaaaaaaaaagaaaatagaGACACCCGAGTTTTTTTTTCTTCTCTTGGCGCTAAAAGCAGCACGACGACTACGAGCAATGCAGCGGCAGCTCCGAGGCCTGCGATCCCGCCTCAGTACGCGTGGGACCCGCCCGCTTAATGGCCCCCACGTGTCGTGTCACGGCGGATGGGCCGCATAATTAGGCGCAGCAGATCCGGAATTATTAAATTAGGCGAGCCGAGGTGCCGCTTTTTCAATTTTCGGGGGCCGTTTCTTGGTTTTTCCTCTttctcctccctcctcctcctcctccttcctCCTTCCTCTCGCTCGCTCGCTCCCCTCCCTTCCCCCGCTccctctcctcctcctcccttCATTCCTACCTCCGCTCGCGCCACTCTCCTCCGACCGAGGGGCAGGGAACGGTGCCCACCCGCCCGCCCGTCCGACCGCCATGGTCTCCTGGCGGCGCAGCGCGTCCTGGCTGTCGTCGGCGTCGCGCTCCTCGCTCGGCACCGCCGTCGGCGGGGAGGCCAAGGTCACGCCGGAGGCGGATCCGGCGGCGCAGCACGACGAGGCCGACGAGGAGCGCTGGTCGCGCCTGCTGCCGGAGCTGCTCACGGAGATCATGCGCCGCGTCGACGCCGGCGCCGAGCGCTGGCCGCCGCGCCGGGACGTCGTGGTCTGCGCCTGCGTGTGCCGCCGGTGGCGCGACGCCGCGGTCTCGGTCGTCCGCCCGCCGCTCGAGTGCGGCAGGATCACCTTCCCGTCGTCGCTCAAGCAGGTCAGTGAGACAGAAATCACCTTCCCGTCGTCGTCGCTCAtggtaaaaaaataaaataaaaaataccgGCTCTTTCGATCTGTTTCGTCTAAATCGCCTGAAATCTACGTGGCTCCAAATTGCTGAGGTTTTTGGGGGCACATGGTTACTATGTGGCTGTGCGTTTTCTTATTATCCATTTCTATGCTTGATTGCTTCTGACAAACAAAACCAGTAGCTACACATCCTATCGGTATCTTTGATTTGAAGCTCTAGGAATGCAAGAGATGTCTTGTGCGCCCTTTTCTTATGCGGTTTGACTCCATCTCAGGTGATCTCTCGATCAATTGCTGGATTTCATCTTCTTCGAATTCATTTTCCGTTTCTGAATAGGCTTCTACGCCTATTCAATTTTATTTGCACGCAGAAATGCGAAAAAAATGTATATCTAATTCTTATGTCTTATCCTTATAACGATCAGCAGATCCATGTATGTACTCTAACCATTTGTATATTTAAATTCTGATTATTGTTCGTCTGGCGCTGCTGTAATGTTCCTTGTGCGTTAGGATTTAGAACGAAGCCGCATATATTCAACTtaatctctatcctctctcttttTGGCTACATAGCACTATATTTTTGGTGGCTAGTGCTAATAAAGTATGACAGTAGTGGAGAAGTTGGCACCACACGGACTTTCTTTATTTATGTTTACATGTGATAGCTTGATTTTGTTTGGTATGTCAATAGCGATATGATAAATACCTATAAAAGCCTGCTTCTCCGTTTGGGTTTATTAAATATTGATTTAATGGACTCTTATATTGTTTCTTTTGCACAGCCTGGACCAAGGGATGCGCCGATGCACTGTTTTATCCGGAGGGACAAAAAAAATTCAACCTTTTCTCTCTATCTCAGCTTAACGCAGGGTGAGTAGGCATGGATATCTTCTTATTCTGCCGTGCTTTTGATCTGTGGTTCACTTGGTCAGATCTCTTTTAATTCGAATAAGTAGTACCAAGTAAGCAACTAAAATGCCAACTTACTTTTTTGAGGTTCCTGATCCACCTACGATATTTGAAATGGAATCCTATAAttctgtcaaatcatgtttttttaTAAAATTGAAAGCGTAGCCATTGCCTATTGGGGCCAAATAAACAGCAAATACAGCTGGCACCTCTGCTGAGGTTACTTTGCATATGACTTGTGATGTTGCAATCTGTACCTAGTCTTGTTTAGAAAATAGGAAAGCAAATATATAGTTTGTTTATTCATATAATCATTTACGGCTTTCTTATACCATTTGACAAGGACTCGTACACCTACGTTGCTGTCTCACCTACAACATTTAGGGGGTTCTTCTGCCTAAATGTAATCCTATTCATTCGGTAGGAAGATTTGACTTGTGTTATTGATTGTTGAAAAATTATTCAATTGAATACGTTTGCATCGATTCTTACTTGACATCTATTTGATTTGATCTTAATGGCCAATATAAATCTTGGAAATCTACCTTGCTGGCATAATAGTATACAGTAGAACTTGTGAAGTACTCCCTCTACTCCAAATTATAAGACACGTTTTTTCGAGATACATTACTTTTACTATGTATCCAGAGTCTAGACATATTGTATATCTAAGTACATAGCAAAAGCTACATATATAAAAAAAGTCAAaatgtcttataatttggaacAGGTGGAGTACATGATTTTGCAAACTTAATGGAATTCTGGAAACTCTGTGTGATCCATTTCCACTCACATAATCGGTTCAACTTATAATCTGTGAAAGCAAGAAAATGTTGAAAGATCGGGTCCTGTCAAGTGTATGATTCACTATTTCGCTGCATAAATAATGTTACAGTTTCTCACAAGTTTGGTATTAGAGGCATTACGACTTGGGAGCTTGAAACAACGAAGCAGTGCAGAGTATTGGTCCAGTTGCTCTCTTAAAAACTCGAGCGGCATCGTAGGCCATGTGAGAACGACCTTTGGCGTGGGACAAATGAGATGAGTTTTTTAACCACAACCTAAAATTCGCTCACATGGGGAGTCGAACTCAGGACCTAAGGAGTGGTACTCAGACcatctaaccaactcagctagatgcCTTCCGCTGTCCAGTTGCTCTCTTATTCCCTGCTTTCGATCTGAATAAGCTTGTTCTAGAGATTATAGCAATAAAGTTGCACTTTGCCTGGAATTCTTTTATAAATATCAGACTGCAAGTGCATGTGATATTTAATTTATTGTGCTCTCATGGCAGCCCTAACGGATAAAGGGAAGTTTCTTTTGGCTGCTCGAAGGTTCAGACAAGGAGCACATACAGAATATATCATCTCTTATGACTATGATGATCTGCACCCAAGAAGCAGTTCATATGTTGGAAAGTTGAGGTATGGTCCAATCATTCCAGAACCTTATTTTCAAATGTGATTACCTGGTTTGGTTGTTGTGCATGCCCACAAGGCTAAACATTCATGTTTTGACTATGTGTAAGTTGAGCTCTATGTTATGGGCATAAACCCATATAATTTGTGTCACATGCCTTATTTCCATTGTTGGTACTTTTATCATTATTCAAACCCCTTCAGTAAATTAACCCATAATCTCTTTATTTCTGGTACTTATATTGTCAATATACATCGTCCATGTTCATATGCATAGCACTGGCTGAAATTGTGTTTATTCAAAGGTTGAGGGTTATGGCTCAGTTGCACTGATGAATTTTGGCAGCTTTTCCTTGTTTTTCAATCAGCCAGTCACCTGTTACATGAAGCTATTTGTATGAAAACAAAGAACTTAGTTGATCTATTAGATAATCTACTCCAAATGTTGTCTTGTTTATTGCCAAGTTCACTATAGGTGCATAGTAAACACTGTTGCGTTACCTCTGAACTTCATTAATGGAGATTGCATGGACATTGATGTTTTCTTTGTTCGTGCTGCCCATACCCGGCTTTCTTCGCTAAAAATTGGCTAAAGCCTACAGCACTTCCATAACTCAATGCGCCTGAATATTGATGACCCAGCACACAGCCTCAAACATGATAATACCCTGTAACACACTCTTCTCTTAGATATTAAGCTGCCATGATGGAACAATTGATTCAGTTTTCTAAGAAAAATGCTTTCTTTTTATAATGTTTGCCAATAATACTAATTTGATCATGTGAAATCTGCTTGTAGATCTGACTTCTTGGGGACAAAGTTCATCATCTATGATAGCCAGGCGCCATATGACGGTGCCAAACCTTCGAGGACCCGATCCACTCGCCGCTTTGCAAGCAAGCAGATAAGCCCACAGGTTTCAGGCGGCAATTTCGAAGTTGGACAAGTGACCTACAGGTTCAACTTCATGAAATCAAGAGGGCCGAGACGGATGCAGTGCAATATCCAGTGCCCTGTAGGCCAGGGCAGCGCTTCGGATCCgtccaaggagaaaacaccctcGCCGAGTTCCTTGGACCTGAAGAACAAGGCTCCAAGATGGCACGACCATCTTCAGTGTTGGTGCTTAAATTTCCACGGTCGGGTGACCGTCGCCTCCGTGAAGAACTTCCAGCTCGTCGCCACAGCTGGCTCCGGCGGTCCATGGGGCGTCGGAGACGAGGAGACGGTGATCCTGCAGTTCGGGAAGATCGAGGACGATGCGTTTACGATGGACTACCGGCAGCCTCTGTCCGCCTTCCAGGCGTTCGCCATCTGCCTGACCAGCTTTGGCACGAAGCTGGCCTGTGAATAAATGGTTGCCGGTTTACCAACTATGTTGGGGATCAGATTGTAGGGGGTAGTCTGAACTAGTTGCCCTGAGCACCTCAGATGGGAGAAAACTGGCGATAAGAAACAGGGCGGACGTTGTCCCTATAAGCTTTGACTCCTTGTAATCGCCTAAATGATTGATTTATATATATATGATGTGCGCCTATGTTGTTGAAGAGATGACGATGACTTATAGTTGTAAATGGCACTCCCTTTCGTTTGGTGACATTCACTCATCACTCATAATGCCTCATTCCGTTGTAATGTGCTGTTGAACTTCCCCTTCTCTGCATTTTGTCAATCATGATCGACCATGTCTGAGCATATCTAGTTGTGGTTGCTGCTGATCTGGACCAAGGTTAGGAAGCAAGCATGGGTAAATTACGCTGTCATTTACTTACCCCGGGCTCCAGTATATAGCTATACAGCTCTATTAGTAGTAATACGAATACAATCATGCTACATGCTAACATATGCCCTTGGAGATTACTAACCCATCAATACAGCATATCCATTCCTACATATACCCATCACTAGAACAAAACAACCAGGAGCCGCTCGCTAGCACTTAACACGATCAGGATAGCTTCGTCCATCATTTGTGTAGATCGTGCACGCGAATTTGCCGTTGCCTGTCATGATGGACGTCCCTGCTGGAATCAATGGAGCAGCACGGCAACGGAGCATGCTTCCTGGGCTGCACATGGAGGCCCAGAAAAGACGTGGTCGGGGGTCGAGTGGACACGGACGGCAGCGCGCGCGCGAGCCACGACTCCGTAGGCGACTTGGGCAACGGCAACGGGAGCAGCGGCTGCGGCGATGACAGCGCCATCTCTCGTCCGGCACTACCGCCCTCCTTGTCGTCCAGAAGCAGCGGGAAACCGTACCCCCCGCCGCCGGCGGCAGCATCGGCGGCGGCCGCGTCGTCGTCACGTCCCAGCCGCTTCTCGCCGCCGTTGGGCAAGCGCAAGCTGCCCTTGGTAGCAGCGCCGCCCCTCAGAAGCAACGCGGTGTCGCCGCCGCCGGTTATAGAGAACTTCCGCGCCGGCGGTGAGGCGGCGTGGCCGCAAGCCTCGTTTGACCTGTCGAGGACCAGGAGCAGACCCAGATGGCTCGCCTTGGGGCGGACGGCGGCCTGCCCGTGTCGGCGTCTGCTGTACAGTTCGCACACGGTTCTGTCCAGCTCCGAGGCCACGGCGGCCGCCGGTCCCATCAGGCTGCCGCGGCCTGACCGGAGCAGCGACTTGATGTACACTTCCTCCCAGCATTGCTGCGAGAGATTTATGCGCGAGAGAAGACGTGAGTTGTTTGTTCCGCATGAGGCAGTATTGATTTCGTTAATTTAGCATGCGAGTGAAGTTCATGCATGCACATGCACGAGGATATATATATGTACAACAGGGAGTACCAGTACCATGCCGTGATCGTCTCCGGTATGCGGCAGCAGTGGCTTCTTTTCTCTTCGGCTTCTGGCGCCGCCGTTGGACCGGAACGGTCTGCCCGCACGTCGCCGCAAGGCGCTCCTGACGCACCGGACGGAGAGCAGGCCGCACCTCCTAGTCCTGGACACGAAGCCCGGCGTGCTGCGCGCGTCAGAACTGGCGCCGTCGTAGTCGTCGTTCTTGCCACGGGGGCTGCTCATGGGAGCGGGAGGGACGGGCGGCGGCAGGTGGCACGCCGCAATGTGGTGGAGGGGCACCCGCCTCTGCGGCTGCGCTGGCAACAAGTACAACCTCCTGTCGGCGGCGGCCGGCGCCGTCCGGGCGGCCTTGCGGCGGAAGGCGTTCTGCGGGGACCCGGCGGCGGCCACGGCGTGCGC from Zea mays cultivar B73 chromosome 6, Zm-B73-REFERENCE-NAM-5.0, whole genome shotgun sequence harbors:
- the LOC103630602 gene encoding uncharacterized protein isoform X1, whose product is MGMPDANRRINLAAPLLSVRRHGGAETAPTGTRLPAYKQAGAATSSEPPGRTTTSAVAVAVPFGWERRPGHPKSVRTRRQPPPPPLTTIVDDPSPATRPSDDTLSRDDAASCVTANCSATTGLSDAASAGAGTGSSEPRARARGGAMMDRFLPAAHAVAAAGSPQNAFRRKAARTAPAAADRRLYLLPAQPQRRVPLHHIAACHLPPPVPPAPMSSPRGKNDDYDGASSDARSTPGFVSRTRRCGLLSVRCVRSALRRRAGRPFRSNGGARSRREKKPLLPHTGDDHGMVLQCWEEVYIKSLLRSGRGSLMGPAAAVASELDRTVCELYSRRRHGQAAVRPKASHLGLLLVLDRSNEACGHAASPPARKFSITGGGDTALLLRGGAATKGSLRLPNGGEKRLGRDDDAAAADAAAGGGGYGFPLLLDDKEGGSAGREMALSSPQPLLPLPLPKSPTESWLARALPSVSTRPPTTSFLGLHVQPRKHAPLPCCSIDSSRDVHHDRQRQIRVHDLHK
- the LOC100273081 gene encoding Tubby-like F-box protein 9-like, with the protein product MVSWRRSASWLSSASRSSLGTAVGGEAKVTPEADPAAQHDEADEERWSRLLPELLTEIMRRVDAGAERWPPRRDVVVCACVCRRWRDAAVSVVRPPLECGRITFPSSLKQPGPRDAPMHCFIRRDKKNSTFSLYLSLTQALTDKGKFLLAARRFRQGAHTEYIISYDYDDLHPRSSSYVGKLRSDFLGTKFIIYDSQAPYDGAKPSRTRSTRRFASKQISPQVSGGNFEVGQVTYRFNFMKSRGPRRMQCNIQCPVGQGSASDPSKEKTPSPSSLDLKNKAPRWHDHLQCWCLNFHGRVTVASVKNFQLVATAGSGGPWGVGDEETVILQFGKIEDDAFTMDYRQPLSAFQAFAICLTSFGTKLACE
- the LOC103630602 gene encoding uncharacterized protein isoform X2, translating into MGMPDANRRINLAAPLLSVRRHGGAETAPTGTRLPAYKQAGAATSSEPPGRTTTSAVAVAVPFGWERRPGHPKSVRTRRQPPPPPLTTIVDDPSPATRPSDDTLSRDDAASCVTANCSATTGLSDAASAGAGTGSSEPRARARGGAMMDRFLPAAHAVAAAGSPQNAFRRKAARTAPAAADRRLYLLPAQPQRRVPLHHIAACHLPPPVPPAPMSSPRGKNDDYDGASSDARSTPGFVSRTRRCGLLSVRCVRSALRRRAGRPFRSNGGARSRREKKPLLPHTGDDHGMQCWEEVYIKSLLRSGRGSLMGPAAAVASELDRTVCELYSRRRHGQAAVRPKASHLGLLLVLDRSNEACGHAASPPARKFSITGGGDTALLLRGGAATKGSLRLPNGGEKRLGRDDDAAAADAAAGGGGYGFPLLLDDKEGGSAGREMALSSPQPLLPLPLPKSPTESWLARALPSVSTRPPTTSFLGLHVQPRKHAPLPCCSIDSSRDVHHDRQRQIRVHDLHK